A window of Dysgonomonadaceae bacterium PH5-43 contains these coding sequences:
- a CDS encoding galactokinase (product_source=KO:K00849; cath_funfam=3.30.230.10,3.30.70.890; cog=COG0153; ko=KO:K00849; pfam=PF00288,PF08544,PF10509; superfamily=54211,55060; tigrfam=TIGR00131), whose product MDLQKIKSKFETLFGSEGVLYTSPGRINLIGEHTDYNGGFVLPGAIDKAMYVMIKPNGLDKVRAYALDLDESSEFGISGDADQPKEQWASYIFGVVREMQKKGATVPAFDLVMSGEVPLGAGMSSSAALESAVGFALNDTYNLGFTRPELATIGQMTEHNYIGVKCGIMDQFASCMGKEGSLIRLDCRSFEYEYFPFDPKGYKLVLINTCVPHNLAAGGEYNKRRASCEAVVAEIAKTHPEVKLLRDANMTMLEEVKGKVDPVDYQRALFVVGEIQRLLDACDALNKGDYETVGQKMYETHEGLSKNYEVSCDELDFLIEQAKKYGVTGARVMGGGFGGCTINFVKEDKIDTFVKEATAAYEAKFGITPKVYDVVIKDGARKLA is encoded by the coding sequence ATGGATTTACAAAAGATTAAAAGCAAGTTCGAAACATTATTTGGAAGTGAAGGTGTTCTTTACACTTCTCCTGGTCGTATAAACCTAATTGGTGAGCACACCGATTATAACGGAGGGTTTGTTCTTCCTGGTGCTATCGACAAAGCTATGTATGTAATGATTAAACCTAACGGATTAGATAAAGTAAGAGCTTACGCACTTGACTTAGACGAATCGTCGGAGTTTGGTATTAGTGGCGATGCTGATCAACCTAAAGAACAGTGGGCAAGCTACATTTTCGGAGTTGTTCGCGAGATGCAAAAGAAAGGAGCTACTGTTCCTGCTTTTGATTTAGTAATGTCGGGCGAAGTTCCATTAGGAGCAGGTATGTCTTCTTCTGCAGCTCTTGAAAGTGCTGTTGGTTTCGCACTTAACGACACTTACAACTTAGGCTTTACTCGTCCTGAATTAGCAACTATAGGTCAGATGACCGAACACAACTACATAGGTGTTAAGTGTGGTATTATGGATCAATTTGCTTCTTGTATGGGTAAAGAGGGATCTTTAATTCGTTTAGATTGCCGTTCTTTTGAGTACGAATATTTCCCATTCGATCCTAAAGGATACAAATTAGTTCTTATAAACACTTGTGTTCCTCACAACCTTGCAGCTGGCGGTGAATACAACAAACGTCGTGCTTCTTGCGAGGCTGTAGTTGCCGAAATAGCTAAAACTCACCCAGAAGTAAAACTTCTTCGCGATGCCAATATGACTATGCTTGAAGAAGTAAAAGGTAAAGTAGACCCAGTTGATTACCAACGTGCTTTATTTGTTGTAGGCGAAATTCAACGCTTATTAGATGCTTGTGATGCTCTAAACAAAGGCGACTACGAAACAGTAGGACAAAAAATGTATGAAACTCACGAAGGTTTGAGCAAAAACTACGAAGTAAGCTGCGACGAATTAGATTTCTTAATCGAACAAGCTAAGAAATACGGAGTAACTGGTGCTCGCGTTATGGGTGGTGGTTTCGGAGGTTGTACTATCAACTTTGTAAAAGAAGATAAGATAGACACTTTCGTTAAAGAAGCTACTGCTGCTTACGAAGCTAAGTTTGGAATTACACCAAAAGTATATGATGTTGTAATTAAAGACGGAGCAAGAAAATTAGCTTAA
- a CDS encoding tryptophan synthase beta chain (product_source=KO:K01696; cath_funfam=3.40.50.1100; cog=COG0133; ko=KO:K01696; pfam=PF00291; superfamily=53686; tigrfam=TIGR00263) — translation MTQSFRVNEEGYFGEFGGAYIPEILHANVETLKNAYKTIIESNDFQTEYNALLRDYVGRPSPLYLAKRLSEKYGCKIYLKREDLNHTGSHKINNAIGQILLARRMGKTRIIAETGAGQHGVATATVCALMNMPCVVYMGKTDVERQHLNVQKMKMLGATVIPITSGNMTLKDATNDAIRDWCCNPTDTFYVIGSVVGPHPYPDMVAQLQSVISKEIKKQLMEKENRDTPDYLVACIGGGSNAAGTIYEYLDNHNVNIILAEAGGKGINSGKTAATIHIGKTGIIHGFKTILMQTEDGQIEEPYSISAGLDYPGIGPMHANMAKQKRSEVLAINDDEALDAALELTQLEGIIPALESAHALAVFKKKQFKPDDVIVLCLSGRGDKDMETYVALND, via the coding sequence ATGACACAATCATTTAGAGTAAACGAAGAAGGGTACTTTGGAGAATTTGGAGGAGCTTATATTCCCGAAATACTTCACGCTAATGTAGAAACACTAAAAAATGCTTACAAAACAATTATCGAGAGTAACGATTTTCAAACAGAGTATAATGCTCTGCTTCGAGATTATGTTGGTCGCCCCTCGCCTCTTTATTTAGCCAAAAGACTTTCAGAAAAATATGGCTGTAAAATTTATCTTAAGCGAGAAGACCTTAATCATACTGGTTCGCACAAGATTAACAACGCTATCGGACAAATTTTATTAGCTCGACGTATGGGAAAGACAAGAATTATTGCAGAAACAGGTGCAGGTCAGCACGGAGTAGCAACTGCTACAGTATGTGCCTTAATGAATATGCCTTGTGTAGTTTATATGGGAAAGACCGATGTTGAACGACAACACTTAAATGTGCAAAAAATGAAGATGCTTGGAGCTACTGTAATTCCTATTACAAGCGGAAATATGACTCTTAAAGATGCAACAAATGATGCTATTAGAGACTGGTGTTGTAATCCTACCGACACTTTCTATGTTATTGGTTCGGTTGTTGGACCTCATCCTTATCCCGATATGGTTGCTCAACTTCAATCTGTTATCAGCAAAGAAATAAAGAAACAATTAATGGAGAAAGAAAATAGAGACACTCCTGATTATCTTGTTGCCTGTATAGGTGGAGGAAGCAATGCGGCTGGAACTATTTACGAATATCTCGACAATCACAACGTTAATATTATATTGGCTGAAGCTGGTGGTAAAGGAATCAACTCTGGGAAAACTGCGGCTACTATACATATTGGAAAAACAGGTATTATTCACGGATTTAAGACTATTCTGATGCAAACAGAAGATGGACAAATAGAAGAGCCCTACTCTATTTCAGCAGGACTCGACTATCCTGGAATTGGACCTATGCACGCCAATATGGCTAAACAAAAACGCTCTGAAGTTTTGGCTATTAATGACGATGAAGCTCTTGATGCTGCTCTTGAGCTTACACAACTTGAAGGAATTATTCCTGCTCTTGAGTCGGCTCACGCTTTGGCTGTTTTTAAGAAAAAACAATTCAAACCCG